A single window of Halobacillus naozhouensis DNA harbors:
- the mecA gene encoding adaptor protein MecA, whose amino-acid sequence MEIERINENTVKFYVSYHDVEQLGFDREEIWYNRERSEQLFWEMMDEVNDQENFQADGPLWIQVQAMDKGLEVIVTKAQVSQDGQKLELPSDDGKSIDVPMDEKLESLLDDKYSHTEQNESEPLKDDNESQEGVFEPLNFTLRFNEFEDVIQLSHYMTNEQNMDNSLIHFEDTYYLYIQFNDENMSDDEQENILSQLMEYGHESSVTIYRLQEYGKVIFAENALAQIKDYFPSH is encoded by the coding sequence ATGGAAATCGAACGCATTAATGAGAACACTGTTAAATTTTACGTTTCTTATCATGATGTTGAACAGCTCGGATTTGACCGTGAAGAAATTTGGTACAATCGTGAGCGAAGTGAGCAGCTTTTCTGGGAAATGATGGATGAAGTAAACGATCAGGAAAACTTTCAGGCTGATGGACCGCTATGGATTCAGGTTCAGGCTATGGACAAAGGTTTAGAAGTGATCGTCACTAAAGCGCAGGTTTCCCAAGATGGTCAAAAGCTCGAACTCCCAAGTGATGACGGCAAATCGATTGATGTTCCGATGGATGAGAAACTAGAATCTTTACTTGATGATAAATACAGTCACACAGAACAAAATGAATCAGAACCACTCAAAGATGATAATGAATCACAAGAGGGTGTCTTTGAACCATTGAACTTTACGTTGCGTTTTAATGAATTTGAAGATGTCATTCAGCTGAGCCATTATATGACGAATGAGCAAAATATGGATAATTCTCTCATTCATTTTGAAGACACCTACTATTTATATATTCAATTCAATGATGAAAATATGAGTGATGATGAACAAGAAAATATTTTAAGTCAGCTGATGGAATATGGACATGAGTCTTCTGTAACCATTTATCGTCTTCAAGAATACGGTAAAGTCATTTTCGCTGAGAATGCTTTAGCGCAAATTAAAGATTATTTCCCATCCCATTAA
- a CDS encoding competence protein CoiA, producing MNLEVMLLLYAYDHHGKLCSLYQLSRQRIEQMRHEVTYFCPTCKEALQIRSGRHHIPHFAHFPDSQCERNSQGESDDHESGKWLLYKWLKYQGYNVEIEYFVKEINQRPDLFFTSGDKRQIAVEFQCSTIPPDIIEKRTNSYYKAGIFPLWIVGNRHFQRKGKNLLLHTSFHRSLLYYFHHSYCMYYLNVNAQSVIIVDHILGFTHSYCFGRPRSYSLDSITFPQLFAPSASPSTPYIYFWEKQLYKLRTFYQRSVGTEERQWRQFLYLKGKHFSLIPSVCFLPVPSQSTCSIKAYMWQTKFVLEHFMEVRIGNIIKLGRNKCLTVNRYQADPVQEYLQLLGQMGFVAHTSNGSWVKRKEITFPTHITQALEEDKKVMNVLRNILYTHNNVSL from the coding sequence GTGAATTTAGAGGTGATGTTATTGCTGTATGCTTACGATCATCATGGAAAGCTTTGCTCCTTATATCAACTGTCCAGACAGCGCATTGAACAGATGAGGCACGAGGTGACATACTTTTGCCCAACCTGTAAAGAAGCTCTTCAAATTCGCTCCGGCCGCCATCACATCCCACACTTTGCTCATTTTCCAGACAGTCAGTGCGAACGAAATTCCCAAGGTGAATCAGACGATCATGAATCTGGAAAATGGCTGCTCTACAAATGGCTGAAATATCAGGGATACAATGTTGAAATCGAGTATTTTGTAAAGGAAATAAATCAGCGTCCTGATTTATTTTTTACGAGTGGTGATAAGCGGCAAATTGCTGTGGAATTCCAGTGCTCTACTATTCCCCCTGATATCATTGAGAAACGAACGAACAGTTACTACAAGGCAGGTATTTTCCCGTTATGGATTGTCGGGAACCGTCACTTCCAACGAAAGGGGAAGAATCTTCTGCTCCACACTTCCTTTCATCGCTCCCTCCTCTATTACTTTCATCATTCTTACTGTATGTACTATTTAAACGTAAATGCTCAGTCCGTCATAATTGTTGATCATATCCTCGGATTTACACATTCTTATTGCTTTGGCAGACCTCGCTCTTATTCGCTCGACTCGATTACATTTCCTCAACTGTTTGCCCCTTCAGCTTCTCCATCGACTCCCTACATATATTTCTGGGAAAAACAATTATACAAACTTCGGACGTTCTATCAGAGATCGGTTGGAACTGAGGAGCGTCAATGGCGCCAGTTCCTTTACTTAAAAGGGAAGCATTTCTCTTTAATTCCTTCTGTCTGCTTTCTGCCCGTTCCCAGTCAGTCCACTTGCTCTATAAAGGCCTATATGTGGCAGACGAAGTTTGTTCTTGAGCACTTTATGGAGGTACGGATAGGAAACATAATTAAACTCGGACGTAACAAGTGCCTGACAGTCAATCGTTACCAAGCAGACCCTGTACAGGAATACCTTCAATTACTTGGACAAATGGGTTTTGTGGCACACACTTCTAACGGCAGCTGGGTGAAACGAAAAGAAATTACCTTTCCGACTCATATTACCCAGGCTTTGGAAGAAGATAAAAAAGTGATGAACGTTTTGAGAAATATCCTGTACACACATAATAATGTATCCTTATAG
- the pepF gene encoding oligoendopeptidase F, with protein sequence MASTTKQLPKREEIPEELTWNLETIFASDEEWYKEFEEIKKLIPEVQAYKDTLGDSADQLYQLLTLQDKVSNRIGKLFTYAHMRSDQDTTNSHYQEMNAKAESLLTQVSSSMSFIVPEILSLSEEMVMKYLKEHEELQQYEHTLHEILRRKEHVLSEEEEKLLSGFSEIASNPSQTYGSLSNADLTFPTIKDEDGNEVDLTQGRFVGFLKSEDREVRKNAFKEMYDTYGSFKNTFASTLSGQVKKDNFFAETKKYESAREAALDGNKIPESVYDNLIEAVEERLPLMHRYVALRKKVLELDELHMYDLYTPLVKDAEMEVSYEEAQQVVLNALEPLGKDYVDVVREGLTNRWIDVEENKGKRSGAYSSGHYGTNPFILMNWQDDVNNLFTLAHELGHSLHSYYTHNNQPYRYGNYSIFVAEVASTCNEALLNDHLTKKTDDKKEKLYLLNNFLEGFRGTVFRQTMFAEFEHEIHIQAQKGEALTADKLTQLYYDLNKKYFGNDLVIDEEIGLEWARIPHFYMGYYVYQYSTGYAAATTLAEQILTEGEPAVERYMSFLRAGSSDYPIEVLKKAGVDMTSKEPILKALDVFEQKLDEMEALLQ encoded by the coding sequence ATGGCATCGACAACGAAACAGTTACCAAAAAGGGAAGAGATCCCTGAGGAGTTAACATGGAATCTTGAGACGATTTTTGCTAGTGATGAAGAATGGTACAAGGAATTTGAAGAAATTAAGAAGCTGATTCCAGAGGTACAGGCTTATAAAGACACGCTGGGTGATTCTGCCGACCAATTGTACCAATTGTTAACACTGCAGGATAAGGTATCAAACAGAATTGGGAAATTATTCACATATGCGCATATGCGCAGTGATCAGGATACGACCAATTCTCACTATCAGGAGATGAATGCGAAAGCGGAAAGCCTGTTGACACAGGTTTCTTCCTCTATGAGTTTTATCGTTCCAGAAATTTTGTCCTTGTCTGAAGAAATGGTAATGAAATATTTGAAGGAGCATGAGGAATTACAGCAGTATGAACATACGCTCCATGAAATTTTGAGAAGAAAAGAGCATGTACTTAGTGAAGAAGAAGAGAAGCTGCTGTCAGGATTCTCTGAGATCGCTTCTAATCCTTCCCAGACGTATGGGTCTCTAAGTAACGCTGATTTAACATTCCCGACGATTAAGGATGAGGACGGGAATGAAGTTGATTTGACTCAAGGCCGCTTTGTAGGTTTCTTGAAATCAGAGGATCGTGAAGTAAGAAAGAATGCGTTCAAGGAGATGTATGACACGTATGGTTCTTTTAAGAACACCTTTGCTTCTACGCTAAGCGGGCAAGTGAAAAAGGATAACTTCTTTGCGGAAACGAAAAAATATGAGAGTGCACGGGAAGCGGCCCTGGATGGAAACAAAATCCCTGAATCTGTGTATGATAATTTAATTGAGGCAGTGGAAGAGCGGCTTCCGCTCATGCATCGTTATGTAGCTCTGCGTAAGAAAGTACTTGAACTAGATGAGTTGCATATGTACGACTTGTACACACCGCTTGTGAAAGATGCTGAGATGGAAGTCTCCTATGAGGAAGCACAGCAGGTTGTCCTAAACGCTCTTGAGCCATTAGGAAAAGATTATGTGGACGTAGTGAGAGAAGGACTGACCAACCGCTGGATTGATGTTGAAGAGAATAAAGGCAAGCGGAGCGGCGCCTATTCTTCTGGCCATTATGGAACGAACCCGTTTATTTTAATGAACTGGCAGGATGACGTCAATAATCTTTTCACGCTGGCCCATGAACTGGGACATTCGCTGCACAGTTATTACACTCATAACAATCAGCCGTATCGCTATGGAAATTATTCTATTTTTGTGGCGGAAGTGGCTTCAACGTGTAATGAGGCACTGTTGAACGATCACCTTACGAAGAAGACGGATGATAAGAAAGAGAAACTTTACTTATTGAACAACTTCCTGGAAGGATTCAGAGGTACGGTTTTCCGGCAGACGATGTTTGCTGAATTCGAACATGAAATTCATATTCAAGCACAAAAAGGCGAGGCTTTAACAGCCGATAAACTGACACAGCTGTACTACGACTTGAATAAAAAGTACTTCGGAAACGATCTCGTTATCGATGAAGAGATCGGGCTAGAGTGGGCAAGAATTCCTCACTTCTATATGGGATACTATGTATATCAATATTCAACAGGATATGCAGCAGCCACTACCCTCGCTGAGCAAATTTTGACTGAAGGGGAACCTGCTGTTGAGAGGTACATGAGCTTCTTGAGGGCGGGGAGCAGTGATTACCCTATTGAAGTGTTGAAGAAAGCTGGGGTAGATATGACCTCGAAAGAGCCTATCTTAAAAGCATTGGATGTATTTGAGCAAAAGCTTGATGAAATGGAAGCGTTATTGCAATAA
- a CDS encoding ClpXP adapter SpxH family protein: protein MSWKSTSSPSENQNTASGYFDLLKRPIEIYVFIDPLCPECWSLEPFLKKLTIEYGRFFTIRPIISGNLASLQQFKSEKREILKKVWDKTGTRTGMCCDGDVWIENPISSPLVTALAVKAAELQGKKAGMRFLRKVQEYVFLERKDISDEDVLIECAGKSRLDVNEFKKDLRGEAAHRALRCDLKLTKEMDVDSTPTMVVFNESEEDAGLKITGLYSYDVYVKVLKEMLQKDPKPAIKPELEDFLHHYRFVANKEISVVYDWTEQQTKKELKKLVLRQKVREVPVKYGTFWEYISS from the coding sequence GTGAGTTGGAAAAGTACGAGCAGCCCTTCAGAGAACCAGAATACCGCTAGTGGTTATTTTGATCTGCTAAAGCGGCCTATTGAGATTTATGTATTTATTGATCCTCTCTGTCCTGAATGCTGGTCGCTTGAACCGTTTTTGAAAAAGCTCACAATCGAATACGGACGTTTCTTTACGATTCGTCCCATTATTAGCGGGAATTTAGCTTCCTTGCAACAATTTAAGTCCGAAAAACGGGAAATACTCAAGAAAGTATGGGATAAAACAGGAACACGGACAGGAATGTGCTGTGACGGGGACGTGTGGATCGAAAACCCAATTTCTTCTCCTCTCGTAACGGCTTTAGCAGTAAAAGCTGCTGAATTACAGGGTAAGAAAGCGGGTATGCGTTTCCTTAGAAAAGTGCAGGAATATGTGTTCCTAGAAAGAAAAGATATTTCGGACGAAGACGTTCTTATTGAATGCGCTGGCAAAAGCCGCTTGGATGTAAATGAATTCAAAAAAGACTTACGTGGGGAAGCTGCACACAGAGCCCTTAGATGTGACTTAAAATTAACAAAGGAAATGGATGTAGATTCCACACCCACTATGGTTGTTTTTAATGAATCGGAAGAAGATGCAGGGCTTAAGATTACCGGCCTCTATTCTTATGATGTCTACGTGAAGGTATTAAAGGAAATGCTTCAAAAAGATCCGAAGCCTGCCATCAAACCTGAGTTAGAGGATTTTTTACATCATTATCGTTTTGTCGCAAATAAAGAAATATCCGTCGTCTACGATTGGACAGAACAACAAACAAAAAAAGAATTGAAGAAGTTAGTGTTACGACAAAAGGTACGAGAAGTTCCAGTGAAATACGGTACTTTCTGGGAATATATCAGTTCTTAA
- a CDS encoding globin: MNEKPGSIYEAIGEDKINVLVNCFYRHVSQHPDLIPIFPDDLTETARKQKQFLTQFFGGPPLYIQEHGHPMLRARHLPFEITPTRKDAWLSCMAKALEEADIQNPYRHAIFERLTMTANHMMNTPEDEKGESM; this comes from the coding sequence ATGAACGAAAAACCCGGCAGCATTTATGAGGCTATAGGCGAAGACAAAATCAATGTGCTAGTGAATTGCTTTTATCGGCACGTCAGCCAGCATCCGGACCTCATCCCTATTTTTCCGGATGATTTAACGGAAACGGCTCGTAAACAGAAACAGTTTTTAACTCAATTTTTCGGAGGTCCCCCTCTTTATATCCAGGAGCATGGTCACCCCATGCTAAGAGCACGACATCTCCCTTTTGAGATCACTCCAACAAGAAAAGATGCCTGGCTGTCCTGCATGGCAAAAGCGCTCGAAGAAGCTGACATTCAAAACCCATACCGTCATGCAATATTTGAACGCTTAACGATGACAGCTAATCATATGATGAATACACCAGAAGATGAGAAAGGAGAATCGATGTGA
- a CDS encoding CYTH domain-containing protein codes for MAQEIEIEFKNLLTETEYHTLYTQLEFATIEQVKQTNHYFETDDYKLRDKGAALRIRQKADTWTLTLKEPHPDGLLETHSTLSKETAMLWLENQLSAPSEINRQLEQLGISAADLRYIGALTTKRQEREYNHTLVVLDHSFYCGQSDYELELEARSKQHGEQVFEDILNTFHISKRATDNKIKRFFQAKLKSE; via the coding sequence ATGGCACAAGAAATTGAAATCGAATTTAAGAACCTGTTAACAGAGACAGAGTATCATACTCTTTATACACAACTGGAGTTTGCAACCATAGAACAGGTAAAGCAAACGAATCATTATTTTGAAACAGATGACTACAAGCTGCGCGATAAAGGAGCAGCTTTACGAATAAGGCAAAAAGCCGATACGTGGACACTAACTTTGAAGGAGCCTCATCCTGATGGCCTCTTGGAAACACATAGTACCCTGTCAAAAGAAACAGCCATGCTCTGGCTTGAGAATCAATTGTCTGCACCATCTGAAATCAACAGGCAGTTAGAGCAGCTCGGGATTTCAGCAGCTGATCTGCGATACATCGGGGCTTTAACTACAAAAAGACAAGAGCGCGAGTATAACCATACACTAGTCGTTTTGGACCATAGTTTTTACTGTGGACAATCGGATTATGAACTGGAGCTAGAAGCGCGTTCTAAACAGCATGGAGAGCAAGTCTTTGAAGACATATTAAACACCTTCCATATTTCAAAACGAGCAACAGATAATAAAATAAAAAGGTTCTTTCAGGCCAAACTAAAATCAGAATAG
- a CDS encoding GTP pyrophosphokinase → MNWDTFLAPYAQVVDELKVKLKGMRQQFEYEREQSPIEFVTGRVKPKTSIIEKARRKAINPEDMREELQDIAGVRVVCQFVDDIYSVVTMLKNRNDFNILEEKDYITEKKESGYRSYHIIIQYPVETIHGKKMVLAEIQIRTLAMNFWATNEHSLNYKYAGKIPKDIQARLKRAGEAAFLLDEEMSKIKHEIQEAQKIFNRKEDQKRKTKKP, encoded by the coding sequence ATGAATTGGGATACTTTTTTAGCACCTTATGCACAGGTAGTTGACGAACTTAAGGTTAAATTAAAAGGAATGCGGCAACAATTTGAATATGAACGTGAACAATCTCCCATTGAATTTGTCACAGGAAGAGTGAAACCAAAGACAAGTATTATAGAGAAAGCGCGCAGGAAAGCCATTAACCCCGAAGACATGAGGGAAGAGCTCCAGGATATTGCCGGAGTGAGAGTGGTTTGCCAGTTTGTAGATGATATATATTCTGTCGTCACAATGTTGAAGAATCGCAACGATTTCAACATTTTGGAAGAAAAGGATTACATTACGGAAAAGAAAGAAAGCGGATATCGCTCTTATCATATTATTATTCAGTATCCAGTTGAAACGATTCATGGAAAGAAAATGGTATTGGCCGAGATTCAAATTCGTACATTAGCGATGAATTTCTGGGCGACTAATGAGCATTCCCTTAATTACAAATATGCGGGTAAGATCCCTAAGGATATTCAGGCACGTTTAAAGCGAGCAGGTGAGGCTGCTTTTTTACTTGATGAAGAAATGTCAAAGATCAAGCACGAAATCCAGGAAGCCCAAAAAATATTTAACCGCAAAGAAGACCAAAAAAGGAAAACGAAGAAACCATAG
- a CDS encoding NAD kinase, translated as MKFSILSKGDKKSNEIRTKIKSYLTEFNLEYDEEEPDLAISVGGDGTLLEAFHTYVHRLDQTAFIGVHTGHLGFYADWMPEELEKLIIEIARTPFQVVEYPLLEVTIRPKDGGEEDRYLALNECAIKTSEGSVVFDIEIKGDHFETFRGDGLCISTPSGSTAYNKALGGAILHPSLEAIQIAEMASINNRVFRTIGSPLILPGHHTCLLKPLNERSFLFTIDHITRTYKDVKSIQCRVAKERVRFARFRPFPFWKRVHDSFVADDYSPE; from the coding sequence ATGAAATTCTCTATACTCTCAAAAGGAGATAAAAAGTCGAACGAAATCCGTACAAAAATTAAAAGTTACTTGACTGAATTTAATTTGGAGTATGATGAGGAAGAGCCGGACCTCGCGATTTCTGTCGGCGGGGATGGGACTTTATTGGAAGCGTTTCATACGTATGTTCACCGGCTCGATCAAACCGCCTTCATCGGGGTACATACCGGGCATTTGGGCTTTTATGCGGATTGGATGCCAGAGGAACTCGAGAAGTTGATTATTGAAATTGCGCGCACACCATTTCAAGTCGTTGAATACCCGCTTCTTGAGGTGACAATTCGGCCTAAGGATGGCGGGGAAGAGGATCGTTACCTGGCCCTTAATGAGTGTGCCATTAAGACATCGGAGGGCTCTGTAGTATTTGATATTGAAATCAAAGGAGATCACTTTGAAACCTTTCGGGGAGACGGTCTTTGTATTTCTACCCCTTCCGGAAGTACTGCATACAACAAGGCACTGGGTGGCGCCATTCTCCATCCATCCCTTGAAGCGATACAAATTGCCGAGATGGCTTCGATCAATAACCGTGTCTTCCGGACGATCGGTTCGCCTCTCATCTTACCTGGCCATCACACATGCCTTCTGAAGCCGCTGAATGAACGCAGCTTTTTATTTACAATTGATCATATTACGAGAACGTACAAAGACGTGAAATCCATTCAATGCCGGGTTGCGAAAGAACGAGTCCGATTCGCCCGCTTCCGTCCGTTCCCATTTTGGAAAAGGGTTCACGATTCCTTTGTGGCGGATGATTATTCACCTGAATGA
- a CDS encoding RluA family pseudouridine synthase has translation MSYQKEWDIDQEFSGKTVQTFLREEALFSRQLLKNVKAGGLILINNEEVPVSTMLSTADRLTVVFPEEVRSKVLIPEPIPLQIVYEDEDVLVLDKPAGLAVSPTADYRSGTLANGIVYDYDQKGYDYTVHIVTRLDRDTSGLLLVAKQQYSHGKLAVVGDIKRDYTALVEGNLSPSSGMITAPIGRKAGSIIEREITPEGKEAVTEYEVAEMFPSASLVHMRLHTGRTHQIRVHMSSIGCPLVGDTLYGASSSDEVKGHALHCHRLAFNHPSLGEHLSFQSRPPQTWLKPEK, from the coding sequence ATGAGTTATCAAAAAGAGTGGGACATTGATCAAGAGTTTTCAGGGAAAACCGTCCAGACTTTTTTAAGAGAAGAAGCGCTTTTTTCCAGACAGCTGTTAAAAAACGTTAAGGCTGGAGGCTTGATCTTAATTAACAACGAGGAAGTTCCCGTTTCGACCATGTTATCGACAGCGGATCGACTGACGGTCGTATTTCCTGAAGAAGTGCGCTCAAAGGTACTGATTCCAGAACCCATTCCTCTCCAAATTGTGTATGAGGACGAGGATGTACTCGTACTTGATAAGCCAGCAGGGTTGGCGGTGTCACCTACTGCCGATTACCGTTCCGGAACGCTCGCGAATGGAATCGTGTATGATTATGATCAGAAAGGCTATGACTACACGGTCCATATTGTCACGAGGCTGGACCGCGATACATCAGGTCTGCTTCTCGTTGCAAAACAACAGTACAGCCACGGGAAGCTTGCGGTAGTTGGAGATATCAAAAGGGACTATACGGCGCTTGTTGAAGGCAATCTCTCGCCTTCCTCAGGTATGATCACGGCCCCGATTGGAAGAAAAGCCGGATCGATTATTGAGCGAGAGATAACGCCTGAGGGGAAGGAAGCGGTAACGGAGTACGAAGTGGCAGAAATGTTTCCATCCGCTAGTCTGGTCCATATGCGATTACATACCGGGCGAACTCATCAAATTAGAGTACATATGAGTTCTATAGGCTGTCCGCTGGTCGGGGACACGTTATATGGCGCATCTAGCTCTGATGAAGTCAAGGGGCATGCGCTGCATTGTCATCGGTTAGCATTTAACCATCCTTCTCTTGGAGAACATTTGAGTTTTCAATCTCGGCCCCCGCAAACATGGCTAAAGCCAGAAAAATAG
- the prpE gene encoding bis(5'-nucleosyl)-tetraphosphatase PrpE encodes MQIDVIGDVHGCLDELIDLFNQLGYQWENGLPVHPEGRIPVFVGDITDRGPRSIETIRFVYRLVMEQKLAQYVPGNHCSKLYRYFLGNPVQEKHGLETTTAEYRQLSTAEQQAIKQMFMELVETSPLYLQLPEVGAVVAHAGIRAEDIGKENKRIRTFVLYGDITGEKLPDGRPERRDWAQTYKADTWIVYGHTPVYEPRFVNRTVNIDTGCVFGNKLTAFRLPEEKIVTVPSSMPFVEEKFNYHT; translated from the coding sequence ATGCAAATAGATGTTATCGGAGATGTGCATGGCTGTCTCGATGAACTTATTGATTTATTTAATCAGCTCGGTTATCAATGGGAAAATGGCCTCCCTGTTCATCCTGAAGGTCGAATCCCTGTCTTTGTCGGTGATATTACCGACCGCGGCCCTCGCTCCATTGAGACGATTCGGTTCGTTTACCGTTTAGTCATGGAACAGAAGCTTGCCCAGTATGTCCCCGGCAATCATTGCAGTAAGTTATATCGCTATTTTCTCGGAAACCCTGTTCAGGAAAAACACGGCCTCGAAACGACAACAGCCGAATACCGCCAGCTTTCCACAGCTGAACAGCAAGCGATTAAGCAGATGTTTATGGAGTTAGTTGAAACATCTCCGCTTTATTTACAGCTTCCCGAAGTCGGAGCGGTTGTGGCTCATGCCGGCATTCGAGCTGAGGATATCGGCAAGGAAAACAAACGGATTAGGACGTTTGTGCTGTATGGTGATATCACAGGCGAGAAGCTTCCAGATGGACGTCCTGAGCGAAGGGACTGGGCGCAAACCTACAAAGCCGATACATGGATTGTGTACGGCCATACTCCTGTTTACGAACCACGTTTCGTTAATCGAACCGTCAATATTGATACAGGGTGTGTATTCGGAAACAAACTTACGGCTTTCCGTCTCCCAGAAGAAAAGATCGTAACCGTCCCCTCCTCCATGCCGTTTGTGGAGGAAAAATTCAATTATCATACGTGA
- a CDS encoding FtsW/RodA/SpoVE family cell cycle protein: MNETQQTSPIDYTIIFVVVALGIVSCFTLYTLDPLLSPTDQGSYLKQIVWYILGGIGAAIVMIMDYDRLHHLVWFLYGFGVFMLLMLFFNFPPQIIVTSGGATSWFSLPGGVTVQPAEFVKVFLVLTLSHVIVRHNEKHRTKTVKSDFLLLGKLIGLSLPPMGLIAVQPDLGSFLVLVAISSFLILVSGIRWKILISIFASVLIVIGVTILMFFLNFTVVTDYLEESIFAHVDSRFYGWLQPEQYAQGYGLQLIKSITAIGSGQLTGKGIGNFQVSVPERHTDMIFTAVAEQFGFIGASLVLTLFFLLLYRMIQIAMESNDSFGSYIIVGIVGMITFQVFQNIGMSLQLLPITGLPLPLLSYGGSSTLAYLLAIGIVLNVKSRTRTYMFE, from the coding sequence ATGAATGAAACTCAACAAACATCACCAATAGACTATACGATCATTTTCGTAGTAGTCGCATTAGGAATAGTAAGCTGTTTTACTTTATACACACTGGATCCACTCTTATCGCCAACGGATCAGGGCTCATACTTAAAACAGATCGTCTGGTATATCTTAGGCGGAATTGGAGCCGCCATCGTCATGATCATGGATTATGACCGCCTGCATCATCTCGTTTGGTTCTTATACGGTTTCGGTGTATTCATGCTCTTGATGTTGTTTTTTAACTTCCCGCCACAAATCATTGTTACTTCAGGAGGTGCAACTAGCTGGTTCAGTCTTCCAGGAGGTGTAACCGTACAACCTGCCGAATTTGTAAAGGTCTTTTTAGTCCTTACGCTATCCCATGTGATTGTTAGACATAATGAAAAACATCGCACAAAAACCGTTAAATCTGATTTTTTGCTATTAGGTAAATTGATCGGTCTTTCCCTTCCACCGATGGGATTAATCGCTGTTCAGCCAGACCTTGGCTCGTTTCTCGTTCTTGTAGCGATTTCCAGCTTCTTAATTCTCGTTTCAGGGATTCGATGGAAAATTCTTATTTCCATTTTTGCCTCAGTTTTAATAGTAATCGGTGTAACCATTTTAATGTTTTTCTTAAATTTCACGGTCGTAACCGACTATTTGGAGGAATCTATTTTTGCTCACGTCGATTCACGGTTTTACGGATGGCTTCAACCAGAGCAATACGCACAAGGTTACGGGTTACAGCTCATTAAATCAATCACCGCAATCGGTTCCGGACAGCTGACTGGAAAAGGGATCGGTAACTTCCAGGTTTCTGTTCCCGAACGTCACACAGATATGATCTTCACAGCCGTCGCAGAACAATTCGGGTTTATCGGAGCAAGTTTAGTACTGACATTATTCTTTTTACTGCTTTATCGAATGATCCAGATCGCTATGGAAAGTAATGATTCCTTCGGGAGTTATATCATTGTCGGAATCGTAGGCATGATCACGTTTCAAGTTTTTCAAAATATCGGCATGTCGCTCCAGCTGCTGCCGATCACAGGGCTGCCTCTGCCTCTCTTAAGTTACGGAGGAAGTTCTACACTCGCTTACTTGCTCGCTATTGGCATTGTACTAAATGTTAAATCACGGACGAGAACATATATGTTTGAATAA